A stretch of DNA from Raphanus sativus cultivar WK10039 unplaced genomic scaffold, ASM80110v3 Scaffold0562, whole genome shotgun sequence:
TTtgtccctcctccctatgaGCCTAAGTTACCTTTCCCAGGAAGATTCAAGAAGCAACTATTGGAGAAGTACAAGGCACtctttgagaagcagatgagtgaagtgcagattacaatgcccatcatagATGCCTTTATGCTTGTTCCTCAGTATAGCAAGTTCTTGAAGGATGCTGTGGCTGctaagaagaaagaaatggaaGGAATGGTGGTTCTTACTCATGAGTGCAGTGCCATCATTAAGAGGTTGACAATCCCTAAGAAGCTAGAAGATCCAGGAAGCTTCACTCTACCTTGTGCCATTGGTCCCTTGATGTTTGAAAGGTGCCTATGTGACTTGGGAGCTAGTGTTAGTCTCATGCCTTTATCTGTAGCCAAGAAGCTTGGGTTTAGCCACTACAAGAAGTGCAAACTCTCCTTGGTGCTTGCTGATCGCTCAGTGAAGTTTCCCATTGGAATTTTGGAAGATCTCCCGTGATGGTGGGAAATTGTGAAATCCCTACTGACTTTGTGGTGCTAGAGATGGATGAGGAAGCTAGAGATCCTTTGATCCTTGGAAGACCATTCTTGGCCACAGCAGGAGCAATTATAAATGTGAAGGAGGGAAAGATAGATCTCCACTTGGGTAAGGAgcacatcctccactttgacatcaatgAGATAATGAAGAGGCCAACCATCCAAGGGCAGATCTTCTACATAGAGGAAATGGAAGCTTTAGCTGATGAGCTGCTTGAAGAGTTAGCACTGGAGGACCCTCTACAGCATGCCTTGACAGTTGATAGAGGAGTCCAAGTGGTTGAGAACAAGGAAAGTGATGCTTATGGAAGGATGCTGGATTCACACAGAGGGTTTGAGAGTGAGGATCAGTATGAGGCGCTTCAACAAGTGGTTCATCAAGAGACAGCATCCACTCAACAAAAGGACAGTCACCAAGAGGATTGGGATGAACTCAAGGCACCTAAGGTGGAACTTAAACCCTTCCCCATGGTGTAAGGTACGCTTTCCTTGGCCCTAATGAGACTTACCCTGTCATTGTGAGTAGTGAGCTTACTGAACTTGAATTGTCTCAACTGTTGAGTGCGCTTAAGAAGTTTAGGAAAGCAATAGGGTATTCTCTAGATGACATCAAAGGGATATCACCTTCTTTGTGCATGCATAGGATACATCTAGAGGATGAATCAATGACTTCTATTGAACATCAAAGAAGGTTAAACCCTAATTTGAAAGAAGTTGTAAAGAAGGAGATTCTCAAACTCTTAGATGCAGGTGTTATTTACCCAATCTCAGATAGTAAATGGGTATCTCCTGTGCATGTGGTTCCAAAGAAAGGTGGTATCACTGTTGTGAAAAATGATAAGAATGagttgatccccactagaactgTAACTGGACATAGGATGTGCATTGATTATAGAAAGTTAAACTCTGCATCTAGAAAGgatcattttccattgccatTTATTGATCAGATGCTTGAGAGACTTGCAAACCATCCTTTCTATTGCTTTCTTGATGGGTATTCAGGGTTCTTCCAAATCCCCATACATCCCGATGATCAAGAGAAGACGAcattcacatgcccttatggtaCCTTTGCCTATCGAAGGATGCCATTTGGGTTATGTAATGCTCCAGCCACCTTTCAAAGGTGCATGATGTCTATCTTCTCTGATCTCATTGAGGATGTTGTGGAGGTGTTCATGGATGACTTCTCTGTCTACGGATCTTCGTTTTCTGCTTGTTTGTCCAACTTGTGCAGGGtcctacagagatgtgaagacaccaaccttgtgctgaactgggagaagtgTCACTTCATGGTCAAAGAGGGGATTGTACTTGGACACAAGATTTCAGAAAGAGGCATCGAAGTGGACAAGGCTAAGATTGAGGTGATGGTTAGTCTACCTCCACCAAAGACTGTGAAAGACATAAGGAGTTTCCTTGGCCATGCTGGGTTCTACAGGAGATATGTCAAGGACTTCTCAAAAGTTGCTAGGCCAATAACCAAGCTGCTATGCAAAGAAGCCGCTTTCAGCTTTGATTCAGATTGTCTTGAAGCTTTCAAGGAGCTGAAGAACAATTTGGTCAATGCTCCTATTGTTCAGCCACCCGATTGGAGTCTCCCTTTGAAATTATGTgtgatgcaagtgattttgctgTTGGAGCTGTTTTGGGGCAGAAAAAGGATGGCAAGACtcatgtgatctactatgctAGCCAAACCTTGAATGATGCTCAGGTGAAGTATTCCACAACTGAGAAGGAGATGCTAGCCATTGTATTTgcctttgagaagttcagaagcTACTTGGTTGGGTCAAAGGTTATTGTCTACACTGATCATGCAGCTTTGAGACACCTCTTGGCCAAGAAAGATGCTAAGCCAAGACTTTTGAGGTGGATCCTTTTGCTTCAAGAGTTTGACTTGGAGATTAGAGACAAGCCGGGCATTGAGAATGGAGTAGCTGATCACTTATCTAGGATGAGGATTGAAGGTGAAACCCCCATTGATGAAGGGCTTCGTGAGGAACAGGTCATGGCCATCAGGGCAGTGGTTGCAGTGTGTGAAACGGGCAAGAAGCTTGAAGAGGTTAAGGCGTCTAAGGAGAAGGAGCCTGGTATGCAGATTTTGTGAACTACCTTGTCACAGGAAAGGAACCATTAAGACTTGAAGGTTATTCCAAGAAGAAGTTCTACAAGGAGTTGAAGAGGTACTATTGGGATGAACCTTTTCTTTTCATCCTTTGCAAAGACCATCTCTATAGAAGGGCAGTGGCTGAAGAAGAGGTTGATGGAATCCTACAACAATGCCATGGTTCTTCATATGGAGGGCATTTTGCAACTTTCAAGACAGTGGCTAAGGTTCTACAAGCTGGATTTTGGTGGCCTCATATGTTCAAGGACACACAAGAGTTCATCTCAAGGTGTGATTCTTGCCAAAGGAGAGGGAACATCACAAAGAGGAATGAAATGCCTCAAAACCCAATTCTTGAAGTGGAAGTATTTGATGTTTGGGGCATAGACTTCATGGGACCTTTCCCTCTTCTTATGGCAACAAGTACATCCTAGTGGCTGTAGACTATGTGTCTAAGTG
This window harbors:
- the LOC130502448 gene encoding uncharacterized protein LOC130502448, which gives rise to MVGNCEIPTDFVVLEMDEEARDPLILGRPFLATAGAIINVKEGKIDLHLGKEHILHFDINEIMKRPTIQGQIFYIEEMEALADELLEELALEDPLQHALTVDRGVQVVENKESDAYGRMLDSHRGFESEDQYEALQQVVHQETASTQQKDSHQEDWDELKAPKVELKPFPMVELTELELSQLLSALKKFRKAIGYSLDDIKGISPSLCMHRIHLEDESMTSIEHQRRLNPNLKEVVKKEILKLLDAGVIYPISDSKWVSPVHVVPKKGGITVVKNDKNELIPTRTVTGHRMCIDYRKLNSASRKDHFPLPFIDQMLERLANHPFYCFLDGYSGFFQIPIHPDDQEKTTFTCPYGTFAYRRMPFGLCNAPATFQRCMMSIFSDLIEDVVEVFMDDFSVYGSSFSACLSNLCRVLQRCEDTNLVLNWEKCHFMVKEGIVLGHKISERGIEVDKAKIEVMVSLPPPKTVKDIRSFLGHAGFYRRYVKDFSKVARPITKLLCKEAAFSFDSDCLEAFKELKNNLKKDGKTHVIYYASQTLNDAQVKYSTTEKEMLAIVFAFEKFRSYLVGSKVIVYTDHAALRHLLAKKDAKPRLLRWILLLQEFDLEIRDKPGIENGVADHLSRMRIEGETPIDEGLREEQVMAIRAVVAVCETGKKLEEVKASKEKEPDHLYRRAVAEEEVDGILQQCHGSSYGGHFATFKTVAKVLQAGFWWPHMFKDTQEFISRCDSCQRRGNITKRNEMPQNPILEVEVFDVWGIDFMGPFPLLMATKEWSETQGCNPYHPQTSGQVEISNREIKGILEKIVGAKRKDWSDKLDDALWAYRTAYKTPLGTTPFNLVYGKACHLPVELEYKALWAVKLLNFDIKNAKEKRLFQLHELDEIRMDAFENSRIYKERTKAFHDKNILKRELRADDQILLYNSRLKLFPGKLKSRWSGPFKIKEVKPYGAVVLWDKNGGEFTVNGQRVKLYLGTTPKGRWILNSTF